GGACTCGAACCCACACGTCCTAAGGACATACGATTTTGAGTCGCATGCGTCTACCAGTTCCGCCACCCGGGCATCGACACCTTTAACGAGGATGTCGATCTGTAGTTTTCACCAACGATCCAGGCCCGATTCCGTTACGCCACTCTCTCGCCGAAGATCTTCATGAACCGGATCGACGTCTCGATTCCCTGACGGAAACGCTCGAGTCCGAAGCACTCGTTCGGAGAATGGATCGCATCCGAGTTCAACCCGAATCCCATCAACACCGTGTCGATTCCGAGGATCTCTTTGAAGTCGGCAACGATCGGGATTGAACCTCCCTCGCGCGTGAAAAATGGCTTACGGCCAAACACGCCTTCCATCGCTTCGGCAGTGGCCTGCATCGCCGGTATCGTCGTGTCCACGAGCACAGCCTTCCCACCGTGCAGATACTTGAAGTCCAGCTTCATCGTATCCGGTGTGTGCTCCTTGAAGTAACGCTCCAGCTGCTCGGCCGCCTTGTCGGACGTCTGGTTCGGCACGAGGCGCATCGAGATCTTGGCACTCGCCGTCGATGGCAACACCGTTTTTGCCCCCGGCTCGATGTAGCCGCCCCAGATTCCGTTGCAGTCGAGCGTCGGCCTTCCGGTCGAGGCCTCATGTGGTGAGTACCCCTTCTCGGTCTTTGCTACCGGAGCACCGGCATCCGCAATGAACGCTTTCTCGTCGAAGGGAAGTGCCTTGTACGTCGCACGCTCCTCATCCGACAACGGCCGCACGGAATCATAGAAGCCCGGCAACGTCACGCGATGGTCCTCGTCGTGGAGTCCGGCAATGAGTTTCGCCAGCGCATTGATCGGATTCTCGATGGCACCACCGTACACACCGGAGTGTAGATCGCGATCGGGTCCCGTCAGTTTCACCTCGACATACGCCATCCCTCTCAGGCCGTACGTGATGGACGGTACTCCTTCGTCGAACATGGCCGTGTCCGAGACGACGACCACGTCGGCTTTCATCCGCTCCTTGTTCTCGCGCACAAACGGTACGATGTGCTCCGAACCGGTCTCCTCCTCGCCCTCGAATACCATCTTCAGATTCAGCGGGAGCGCATCACCCGACTGGAGATAGGCCTCGGCTGCCTTGACATGCATGAATAGCTGCCCCTTGTCGTCGCATGTGCCGCGGCCGTACAGGACGCCATTCTTCCGCGTAGGCTCGAACGGGGGAGACGTCCACAGGTCCAGCGGATCCGGCGGCTGGACATCATAGTGTCCGTACACAAGAATCGTCGGTTTCGCGTCGTCGACGAGGTGCTCCGCATAAACGATCGGATGCCCTGCGGTCTCGTGGACTTCCACCGTCTTGATGCCGATGCGGCGTAGTTCGTCGGCCAGCCAGTTCGCGGCTCTCTTGACTTCACCGGCGCTATCCGCATTCGTGCTGATTGACGGTATGCGCAGAAAATCTTCGAGTCCGGTTACAGAGTCTTCAAAGTGCTCCTGAGCGTAGGAGAGTGCCTTTTCCATGATGATCCGCTCGGTATTGTCGATGTGCAGTTATGCCCGAAGTATACGCACTGAAGGGGATGGGCTTGATGAAGGATTCCGGATTTTGGCGCCGCCTTCACGTGCGCGGTTGACACGCGCGTCAAGATCTCAGAATTCGCTCTCGTCGCGCCACCGCACGAGCTTCCAGGATACGGTCGTGTCGGGTCGGAGCATGGAGAAATTGACGTTGCCATCGCCCCGGAAGACTTCGCCGCTCTCCAGCGAAATCGTGAGATTGAACGAGCGCACCACGCGCTCACTCAGTCCGCGCTCGAATTCGTCACGCGAGATGATCTGATTCCACTGCAGGCGGATCAGGTTCGAGTTGTCGAAGAGCCGGCGTGTACTCTCAAGGTCCTGAGCGAATCCCCACTCTCGCTCGACCTGCTCGTCGAAATCGTAGTAACTGAAGACGAAAGAGGAGTCGAGCAGCGGTTCGTACAGCGAGATGTCGCGCAGCTCGTAAGCGTTTCGAAAGTTCGTAAAAAAGCCTTCGACCGTGGTCGGATCCCCCAGAAAATCCCCAAACGGATCCCCTTCCTCGAGCGCGGGAGCGAAAGGATTGCAGCCGGCCACGACGACCAGAGCAGCACTGAGGGACGAGATGATGACGCCTGTCTTCAACACTAGTGGGCTGGTTGAAAACCAAGGTACGGCCGACGACAACGCTTTTCTTCCGCCACGCGGTCCGCAAACCGACCATGGGAGAACAGCAAGACGAACGTGTCGTCCTCGGCGGGAAGCGGCTGATGGACGCACCACACGACCCTGACCTTCTCGATGCCGGAGTAAGCGAACGTCGTCGCGATACGCCAGCTGTATCAGTCTACAAATTCGGCCTTGAGGTCGCTCCATGACGAAGCGCTGCTCACCTCCCGGTCGGTCCAGGCCGCGAGCCGCCAGAGACCGTCCGTTCCCTGTTCGATTTCCCAGCGAAGCTGACCCTCGACCGATGTCGGGATCTCGGGGCGACTGTGGTTGACCGTCAACTCGTAGTTGGAATCGACAATGCTCAACCGATCCGACACCGGCGTCGGGTTCTCGTCAGTGAGCAGCAGCCTATGATTTGATCCGAAACGTCCGGCCGCCGCGAGAGCGCTGAAATACTGCTCCTCATTGGTGACTCCCCATCCGTTCCAGATCGGACTGCTGGCTTCCGCCGACGCGGTCGGCTGAAATACGAATTCGTCAGAGAACGACCGCCTATAATTGAGTGTATTCAACTCCCCGACCGCCGAGATCAAGTTTGCGACCACCTGCTCGGGCGTATCTGGCTGCAGGTACGTTCCACCCACGACGATCGGCGGCTCAGGGTCGCGCGTATCAAAGAGGGCACATCCGGCCATCAGACCGGCGGCCATAATGGTCGTGACGACTCCGGCATATCGAGTGGTCGCCCGGTTCATTCTCTACCACGCTTGATCGAGTGCATGATCATGCGGGGGCTCGTCGGGCCGTAGGCCCCTCCGTCGTAGTCTCCAAACACGTCGACGAAACGGAGCCCCGCTCGATCGTACATCGACTTGAAATCGTCAAGTTCGAACAGCCGTACGGATTCCTGGAAGCTGTGGCTGCGGCCGTCCTTTGTGAGCGTGATCTCTTTTCGGATCCGGCCGTCGACGACGGTTCTTAGCTGCATGATCTCGATACCGTCCTCTGTTCGCCGATCTTCCGGTACGAGCGTTTCACGCACGAACGTCGGGTTCAGAAAATCCTGCACAAACCAGCCGCCGGGTTTGAGGGAATTTGCGACAGCATCAACGGCTTTCTGATGTTCGTCCTCACGCTCAAAGTACCCGAACGCCGTGAACAGATTTACGGCGCCGTCGAAGCATGCGTCGCAAAGAGCGGTGCGCATATCACCGACGACAAATTCCACTTCAAGGCCATCGCGCGCAGCCCGCTCGCGCGCCTCATCAATTGACCGTTCACTCAAGTCGAGGCCGGTAACGCGATAGCCATGTCGGGCAAGGCGAATGGCGTGACGTCCGCGTCCGCACCCGATATCCACGATCGTGTCACCTCTGCCAACACCGGTGATACGTTCCAGTAGATCGATCAATTTTCTGGCTTCCTCGTCGTCGCGATGACGGTAGACGATCGCATACTCATCACGGTCAAACCATGCCTCGTACCACCTGGGCTGTTTCTGTTGCATAGGATGCCGCGCTCTCAGGCCGTCGCCTCGGCGAATGGAGACAGAGCTTCCTCGACACTCCGGGTTCCGGGAAACCAATCGATCAGCCTGGTGACAACCTCGTCAAGCAACGAGTCCGGACAGGATGCGCCGGCTGTCAACACGACGGTCACGGGCTCATGTGTCGGCAACCAGTTCTCGATCTCGACCTGCTTCTTCTGTTCGAGATCGAAATGACTAATGACATGTCTCGACAGGATTTCGGTGGCGTCCTGAATGAAGTACGTGGGCATCGCCTGGCTGCACAACTCTACCAGGTGGCTCGTATTGGAGGAGTTGTGCCCACCAACAACGATCGCCAGATCAGCCGGCTGCCGGATCAGCGCGTGCGTTGCGTTCTGGTTCTCGTTCGTCGCGTAGCAAAGCGTGTCGCTTGTATCGGCGAAATGCTCGCCGATATTCTCTGCACCGTACCGGCGGATCATGGCGCGGCGCAGTAGATCGGCAATGGCCTGTGTCTCTGTCGCGAGCATCGTGGTCTGGTTTACGACACCGATTCTCCGCAGGTGAGTCACCGGATCGAAACCCGGCGAATGCCGGCCATCGAACTCATCAAAGAACGCCCCGGCTTCGGCGTCCCCTGTGATAACGGCTGCCAGGAGTTCCGCCTCGAAAAGATCAAGTAACACAACAACGTGTGCATCCTTCTCCGCGTGAGAGAACGTCGCGCGCGTCTCCTCGTGATTGTGCTTTCCGTGAATCACAACGGTGTAGTCCTTTGTACCGATCTGACTGCTCCGTTTCCACACCTTCTCGACGAACGGACACGTGGTGTTATAGGCGTAGGTGTCCACACCGTACCGCTGAAGTTCCTGCGTGATCTCGATCGTGGATCCGAATGCAGGAATAATTACAACATCGTCCGGAGTCAACTCGTCGAACGGTATGAGCTGTCGGCCTTCCGTCGTTCTCAGGAATCGTATGCCGCGGCTCTCAAGATCTCCGTTGACTCTCGGATTATGAATCATCTCCGACAGCAGGAAGACACGCTTGTTCGGGTTCTCGTCAAGCGCCCGGTACGCTATCTCGACCGCATTCTCTACGCCGTAGCAGAAACCGAAATGGCGCGCGATCCGGAAGCGAATCGGCCCAAAATCTATGAGGGAGGGGGACAGGTCCTTCTTGCGAGGGTCGGTGACGCGCCGGGCTTCTTTCACCGTCGAGATAACGGAGCTGCGGTAGAAATCCGGAACGTTGAACTGTCTGGCCATGAGTCTCGACGAGTCTCGAATGAATATCAACGTATACGCGATCGGAAGAGGCGAGGTTCGTACGCTACAGCCGCTGACTCAGGCGGTCGGCCGTTGCCTGCCACCAGCCATCGAACGTTCCGGCCACAATCCGACTCCGGGACTCATCCATCAGCCGCGAGTAGAGAGACAGGTTCTGGAGGGTCGCAAGCTGCGGCCCAAGCATTTCGTTCGACTGAAACAGGTGCCTCAGATAGGCCTTCGAATAACTGGAGGAGGCGTACGAGTCCAGTCCGGCGTCTATCGCTGAGTGATCTTCTTTCCATTTTTCGTTCCGAACATTGAGAAACCCGTCGGTCGTGTACAAACGGCCGTTGCGTGCATTGCGGGTCGGCATCACGCAATCAAACATGTCGATACCGCGGGCGATATTTTCGAGCAGATTGGCCGGGGTCCCGACGCCCATCAGGTAACGGGGTTTTTCGGGCGGAAGCAGTGGCGCAACGACATCGACCATTTCATACATCAGGTCGGTCGTTTCGCCGACGGACAGTCCCCCGATGGCGTAGCCGGGGAAATCCAGATCAACGAGGCGTCTGGCCGATTCGCTCCGGACGTCCGCATAAACAACGCCCTGGACAATGCCGAACAAAGTCTGTTCGTGGCCATATCGAGATCGTGTTTCGTTGAATCGGACCAGGCTGCGCTCCGCCCACCGAATAGTCAGCTCGTTCGACTCCCTTGCATAACTTGCAGAGACGTCCCCCGGTGGGCACTCGTCGAGAACCATTATGATATCCGCGCCGATGAGACGTTGCGTGTCGACAACCGACTCCGGCGTAAAGAGATGTTCGGACCCATCAAGATGGCTGCGAAATCGAACGCCATCTTCGGAGATGGATCGTTTGTCAGAGAGAGAGAATACCTGGTAACCACCCGAGTCGGTCAGCACCGCACGGTCCCAGTTCATGAATGTATGCAGACCACCGGCACTTTCCAGCACATCGGTCCCCGGTCGCAAGTAGAGGTGGTACGTATTCGCCAATATGATCTGCGCATCGATATCCGAGCGCAACGCTCTCTGCGGAATGCTCTTGACCGTTCCAAGCGTGCCGACCGGCATGAAGACCGGCGTCTCGACGGGACCGTGTGGTGTGTGCAGACGTCCACGGCGCGCAGCGGAGGAGGGGTCGGTATGCAGAAGTTCGAAATGCATTGAAGCGGCCGAGGGGGGACACTCGTTCCTTGCTACTGCGCTTCTCGCAAGAGACGGATCGTGTCTGGCAATTCTTCCTGTCTGAGAAGACTGAGAAACTCATCCTGCTGTGGACCCGTCAGTCCCAGCACCAGAGCCCGGTCCGCCGCCTTGAGCAGCAGATAGTTGTGTTGCGATCTACCGGAGAATTCGGCAAGGTTCGCGAACCGCCGATAGTGCCTCGGCAGCGTCGATCCAGGGACGATTTCGACATTCTTGATGTCGCGTGTCCTGAGTATCATCGATCTACGGCCTTGCCTGACATCAATCATTCCTCGCGACAGTGTGACGACGGTGCGTGGTCTGAATCCGAGCACACAAGTCAGGACAAATGTACCTGCAGCTAGCAATTGGCCCCCGTAGAACACAAGCGCAGCCGTTCCCTGTGGTTCGGCGATGACTCGGTCCCTGACTATGGCCCAGATGATCAGACTTGTCAGAATAAGAAGTACACTTCCTGTGACGGCGAACAGGTAGAAGCGTGCCTCACCCCGCAGCCGATCCGAGTCCTTGCTCAGCCATCGGCCAAGCACGGAGCGCGTCGGATCAAACATGCGTGGTATGACGAATTGCTTGTTCAGTGCACTGTGAGGTTCTGTGACACGGCTCCAGATGGTCGTGTGGTTGTACGCCGTTCAGCGAGGGCGGGTGTTGGGCTGGCGTGAATAATGAGCTGCTGGATGAACCCGACTGCCACTGTGTTCAACGACGTACGTCGCCGTTACTCCGCACGGGCATTTCGCGAAATAATCAATCGGTCGCTGCACTCATGTAGTTCGAGATTTCGAACTGCAGCTCCTGGTGCCATGCCTGATAAGCCGCGACGATCAGTGCGGTGACGGGGACCGCGATAAACAACCCGAAAAGACCCATGAAAGCGCCGAAAACGAACAGCGACAGCACGATGAGCACGGGATGCAATCCCACCTGGTGACTCAGTATTTGCGGACTCAGGACACTTGATTCGAGTAACGACTCGCCCAGAAGAACTACGAAGACGATGAGTGCCTTCGCGAGCCAGGGATCACCGAACACGACCGCGATCGTTACTCCGATAATGTTTGTGATGATCGCTCCGACATTCGGGATCATGTTGAGCAGTCCACCCAGCAACCCGATCAGGAGTGCGAACGGTACATCGAAGATGAGGAGCAGCACCGAAACGTTGACAGCTGCAATGGCGCTGATCATCAACTGGCCACGCAGATAGTTTCCTACTACGCCACCGGCCTTTATCAGATACTCTCTCCGTCCCCCGAACGTCGGGAAGAGCTGCATCACCTTGTCGGTGATGAGAGAAAAGTCCTTGACCATGTAGAATACGAGGACCGGCATGATGGCCACGACCGTAACAAGTCCGAGAATCGATCCGAGCCCCTTCGCAAGTTTCTGGGCTGCTTCGGGCACACCGCTGGCAAGTACTCCCGCCTGCTCCTGGATGGCTGCAATGATCTGGGCAATGAAGACGTCTTTTTCAACGATGCCGGCGTCCTGCAGTCGGTCGAGCAGCGTCGATTCCGTCATCCATTCACTCAGGCCGGTCACGCTCTCGAAGATCCGCGTTCCGAGCACTTCAAGCTGGTTGATGATGCTCGGAATCAGAAGGAATGCGAACGCCGCCATCAGGCCAATAATCAGTCCGGTGACGACCAGAGACGAGGCCCACCGCGGCACTTTGAATCGTTGATTCAGGAGTTCCACGACAGGGTTGAAGAGGTAGGCCAGCAGGTAGGCGACCCCGAAAGGAAGGAGGACCGTGCTCAACCGATCGAAGAACCAGAGGATGAGAAGAAACGCTCCCGACACCAGCAGGGCACGTACTGCGCGGTTCGAACGCAGCGGCCAGAGGAGTATGACGCCTGCCGCACCGACGAGCAACGGGTTCAGTAACTCCCGCATCGTGTAGAGGAGCACCAGGAAGAGCGCAATACCGCCGGCTGTCAGAGCCGCATCCAGGGAACGGGGGCGTGATTTACCAACTCCCTCGCCGGTCACGGCTGGATTTGCTTCATCCATTACGGGCGGAGTTCTGGGTCGTTAGATGCAGGACCGCCTGCACCGCTGGTTTCCTCAGAAGCTGCCGGAGTCGGCATGCCAACATCGGCGCCGGCGCGTCGCAATCGTTCCTCCCACTCAAGCAGATCGCGTTCCCGCTGCGTCAGTCGCCTGAAGCTCTCCTCAATGGCTCGTTCTCGCACTTCGAACGGAGCCAGCTCCATGTGACCTCGTTCCTCGAAATACCTCTTGAACAACCAGTTATGCTTTGCTGCTTCCATCAACTCGGCGAATCTGTATGCTCCCAGTGCTCCCCAGTTTGACGTGTGCTCCAGATTCGCCAGAACGACACGAACATCGTTCATGATGGTGTAGAGCGTGTCGGCCGAGGACAGGAACTGCTCATAGAGTTCCGGATCGTTGATCAGCCGTGCGACGGTGCCTTCTCCGTGCTCGATCTTGTCCAGCAGGGTCTTCACGCCCTGCGTGGCTTCGTCAGCCAGAGCCACTAGACTCTCCGCGTTGTCCGCCATGCTGTTCATCACGCTCTGCGTCTCGTTGGCTGTCCTGACAAACGTGATGTATAGCGTCGAGTCGTAGATAATCTTGCCGAGCGTACCTTCGCCGTTTCGAACGTCCTGCATGATCTCGTCAAAC
The sequence above is drawn from the Rhodothermales bacterium genome and encodes:
- a CDS encoding dipeptidase — translated: MEKALSYAQEHFEDSVTGLEDFLRIPSISTNADSAGEVKRAANWLADELRRIGIKTVEVHETAGHPIVYAEHLVDDAKPTILVYGHYDVQPPDPLDLWTSPPFEPTRKNGVLYGRGTCDDKGQLFMHVKAAEAYLQSGDALPLNLKMVFEGEEETGSEHIVPFVRENKERMKADVVVVSDTAMFDEGVPSITYGLRGMAYVEVKLTGPDRDLHSGVYGGAIENPINALAKLIAGLHDEDHRVTLPGFYDSVRPLSDEERATYKALPFDEKAFIADAGAPVAKTEKGYSPHEASTGRPTLDCNGIWGGYIEPGAKTVLPSTASAKISMRLVPNQTSDKAAEQLERYFKEHTPDTMKLDFKYLHGGKAVLVDTTIPAMQATAEAMEGVFGRKPFFTREGGSIPIVADFKEILGIDTVLMGFGLNSDAIHSPNECFGLERFRQGIETSIRFMKIFGERVA
- a CDS encoding class I SAM-dependent methyltransferase; translated protein: MQQKQPRWYEAWFDRDEYAIVYRHRDDEEARKLIDLLERITGVGRGDTIVDIGCGRGRHAIRLARHGYRVTGLDLSERSIDEARERAARDGLEVEFVVGDMRTALCDACFDGAVNLFTAFGYFEREDEHQKAVDAVANSLKPGGWFVQDFLNPTFVRETLVPEDRRTEDGIEIMQLRTVVDGRIRKEITLTKDGRSHSFQESVRLFELDDFKSMYDRAGLRFVDVFGDYDGGAYGPTSPRMIMHSIKRGRE
- a CDS encoding 4-hydroxy-3-methylbut-2-enyl diphosphate reductase, with the protein product MARQFNVPDFYRSSVISTVKEARRVTDPRKKDLSPSLIDFGPIRFRIARHFGFCYGVENAVEIAYRALDENPNKRVFLLSEMIHNPRVNGDLESRGIRFLRTTEGRQLIPFDELTPDDVVIIPAFGSTIEITQELQRYGVDTYAYNTTCPFVEKVWKRSSQIGTKDYTVVIHGKHNHEETRATFSHAEKDAHVVVLLDLFEAELLAAVITGDAEAGAFFDEFDGRHSPGFDPVTHLRRIGVVNQTTMLATETQAIADLLRRAMIRRYGAENIGEHFADTSDTLCYATNENQNATHALIRQPADLAIVVGGHNSSNTSHLVELCSQAMPTYFIQDATEILSRHVISHFDLEQKKQVEIENWLPTHEPVTVVLTAGASCPDSLLDEVVTRLIDWFPGTRSVEEALSPFAEATA
- the tgt gene encoding tRNA guanosine(34) transglycosylase Tgt, with translation MHFELLHTDPSSAARRGRLHTPHGPVETPVFMPVGTLGTVKSIPQRALRSDIDAQIILANTYHLYLRPGTDVLESAGGLHTFMNWDRAVLTDSGGYQVFSLSDKRSISEDGVRFRSHLDGSEHLFTPESVVDTQRLIGADIIMVLDECPPGDVSASYARESNELTIRWAERSLVRFNETRSRYGHEQTLFGIVQGVVYADVRSESARRLVDLDFPGYAIGGLSVGETTDLMYEMVDVVAPLLPPEKPRYLMGVGTPANLLENIARGIDMFDCVMPTRNARNGRLYTTDGFLNVRNEKWKEDHSAIDAGLDSYASSSYSKAYLRHLFQSNEMLGPQLATLQNLSLYSRLMDESRSRIVAGTFDGWWQATADRLSQRL
- a CDS encoding AI-2E family transporter — encoded protein: MDEANPAVTGEGVGKSRPRSLDAALTAGGIALFLVLLYTMRELLNPLLVGAAGVILLWPLRSNRAVRALLVSGAFLLILWFFDRLSTVLLPFGVAYLLAYLFNPVVELLNQRFKVPRWASSLVVTGLIIGLMAAFAFLLIPSIINQLEVLGTRIFESVTGLSEWMTESTLLDRLQDAGIVEKDVFIAQIIAAIQEQAGVLASGVPEAAQKLAKGLGSILGLVTVVAIMPVLVFYMVKDFSLITDKVMQLFPTFGGRREYLIKAGGVVGNYLRGQLMISAIAAVNVSVLLLIFDVPFALLIGLLGGLLNMIPNVGAIITNIIGVTIAVVFGDPWLAKALIVFVVLLGESLLESSVLSPQILSHQVGLHPVLIVLSLFVFGAFMGLFGLFIAVPVTALIVAAYQAWHQELQFEISNYMSAATD
- a CDS encoding MCE family protein, with the protein product NRAFLFGDTFVVESRFTSVAGLTSGAAVQYQGVSVGRVDAVRLPDEPGQKIVVIMAISENARRVLTKKTQAQIKSAGIVGEQIVVLVTPSEDVGDPIADGDVVPGIDPFDLFEITDRALQSVQNFEKAATTFDEIMQDVRNGEGTLGKIIYDSTLYITFVRTANETQSVMNSMADNAESLVALADEATQGVKTLLDKIEHGEGTVARLINDPELYEQFLSSADTLYTIMNDVRVVLANLEHTSNWGALGAYRFAELMEAAKHNWLFKRYFEERGHMELAPFEVRERAIEESFRRLTQRERDLLEWEERLRRAGADVGMPTPAASEETSGAGGPASNDPELRP